Proteins found in one Brachypodium distachyon strain Bd21 chromosome 5, Brachypodium_distachyon_v3.0, whole genome shotgun sequence genomic segment:
- the LOC100845869 gene encoding cytochrome P450 77A4, whose product MSMQQPTCTTLPGAMSLILTAAVALAVAAAVVRYNRKYRGLRLPPGPPGWPIVGNLFQVAFSGKLFIHYIRDLRREYGPILTLRMGVRTLVVISSAELAHEALVQKGQEFASRPAENATRNIFSSNKFTVNSAVYGAEWRSLRRNMVSGMLSTSRLREFRPARRRAMDRFVSRMRAEADAGDDSVWVLRNARFAVFCILLDMTFGLLDLDEAHILRIDAVMKRVLLATGVRMDDYLPFLRPFFRRQQRRALDVRREQVDTLLPLINRRRAILRDRDTRPADPDVAAPFSYLDSLLDLRIEGRDGVASDDELVTLCAELINGGTDTTATAIEWAMARIVDNPSIQARLHEEIMQQVGDTRPVDEKDTDGMPYLQAFVKELLRKHPPTYFSLTHAAVKPGSKLAGYDVPADANLDIFLPGISEDPKLWDRPAEFDPDRFLSGGETADMTGSAGIRMIPFGAGRRICPGLSMGTTHIALMVARMLQAFEWQAHPSQPKLDFKDKVEFTVVMEQPLLAMVTPRKIFF is encoded by the coding sequence ATGTCCATGCAACAACCGACGTGTACCACCCTTCCCGGCGCCATGTCGCTGATCCTCACGGCCGCCGTGGCGTTagccgtggccgcggccgtgGTGCGGTACAATCGGAAATACAGGGGCCTGAGGCTCCCTCCCGGCCCGCCGGGCTGGCCCATCGTCGGGAACCTCTTCCAGGTGGCCTTCTCGGGCAAGCTCTTCATCCACTACATCCGCGACCTGCGCCGCGAGTACGGGCCCATCCTGACGCTCCGGATGGGCGTCCGCACCCTCGTGGTCATCAGCAGCGCCGAGCTCGCCCACGAGGCCCTGGTCCAGAAGGGCCAGGAGTTCGCGAGCAGGCCCGCCGAGAACGCTACCCGCaacatcttctcctccaacaaGTTCACCGTGAACTCGGCTGTCTACGGCGCCGAGTGGCGTTCCCTGCGCCGGAACATGGTGTCCGGGATGCTGAGCACGTCGCGGCTCCGCGAGTTCCGCCCCGCCAGGCGCCGCGCCATGGACCGGTTCGTGTCCCGGATGCGCGCCGAGGCCGACGCCGGGGATGACTCCGTGTGGGTGCTCCGCAACGCGCGGTTCGCGGTGTTCTGCATCCTGCTGGACATGACCTTCGGGCTGCTGGACCTGGACGAGGCCCACATCCTGCGGATCGACGCCGTCATGAAGCGCGTGCTGCTCGCCACGGGTGTGCGCATGGACGACTACCTCCCGTTCCTCCGCCCCTTCTTCCGCCGCCAGCAGAGACGCGCGCTGGACGTCCGGCGCGAGCAGGTGGACACGCTGCTGCCGCTCATCAACCGTCGCCGCGCCATCCTCCGGGACAGGGACACGCGTCCGGCGGACCCTGACGTGGCCGCGCCCTTCTCCTACCTGGACTCTCTCCTGGACCTCCGGATCGAGGGCCGGGACGGCGTGGCCTCGGACGACGAGCTCGTCACGCTCTGCGCGGAGCTCATCAACGGCGGCACCGAcaccacggccacggccatcGAGTGGGCCATGGCGCGCATCGTGGACAACCCGTCCATCCAGGCCCGGCTCCACGAGGAGATCATGCAGCAAGTCGGCGACACTCGGCCCGTGGACGAGAAGGACACGGACGGCATGCCGTATCTCCAGGCCTTCGTGAAGGAGCTGCTCCGGAAGCACCCGCCCACGTACTTCTCGCTcacccacgccgcggtgaagcccGGGAGCAAGCTGGCCGGGTACGACGTGCCCGCGGACGCGAACCTGGACATCTTCCTGCCGGGCATCTCCGAGGATCCCAAGCTGTGGGACAGGCCCGCGGAGTTCGACCCGGACAGGTTCCTGTCCGGCGGCGAGACGGCGGACATGACGGGGTCCGCGGGCATCCGGATGATACCGTTCGGGGCCGGGAGGAGGATCTGCCCCGGATTGTCCATGGGGACGACGCACATCGCGCTCATGGTGGCGCGGATGCTGCAGGCGTTCGAGTGGCAAGCGCACCCGTCGCAGCCAAAGCTCGACTTCAAGGACAAGGTGGAGTTCACCGTCGTCATGGAACAGCCGCTGCTCGCCATGGTCACGCCCCGGAAGATCTTCTTCTGA